The following are encoded together in the Nodosilinea sp. PGN35 genome:
- a CDS encoding SDR family oxidoreductase gives MASPVVLITGCSSGIGKALCQAFHQRGCRVIATSRRLETLDSLKAHSIMTLPLDVRDSAGSQQVIATVLAQEGRIDLLVNNAGFGQFGPLMDLSPAQIQAQFQTNMMAPLELVQQVAPVMKRQRSGMIVNIGSISGVVTTPFAGAYCASKAALHSLSEALRMELAPFGIQVVTVQPGAIRSNFGLAAEQGLAGVLSSESWYAPLETKIRARAVLSQAQAMPADQFAEQLVKAVLGPRPPLTLRLGKKSGWFPLLKQALPPRLLEFLLKRQFGLTQIGKR, from the coding sequence ATGGCATCTCCTGTTGTCCTGATTACCGGCTGTTCGTCGGGTATTGGTAAAGCGCTTTGCCAGGCCTTCCATCAACGGGGCTGTCGGGTAATCGCGACGTCCAGACGGTTAGAGACCCTGGATAGCCTGAAGGCCCACAGTATTATGACCTTGCCTCTGGATGTGAGAGACTCGGCAGGTAGTCAGCAGGTGATTGCAACTGTGCTGGCCCAGGAGGGTCGCATTGACCTGCTGGTCAACAATGCGGGCTTTGGGCAGTTTGGCCCGCTGATGGATCTCAGCCCAGCCCAGATCCAGGCGCAGTTTCAGACCAATATGATGGCTCCCCTGGAGCTGGTGCAGCAGGTGGCCCCGGTGATGAAGCGGCAGCGATCGGGCATGATCGTCAACATCGGCAGCATTTCGGGCGTGGTGACAACACCCTTTGCCGGGGCTTACTGTGCGTCGAAGGCGGCGTTGCACAGCCTGTCCGAAGCCCTGCGGATGGAGCTCGCCCCCTTTGGCATTCAGGTGGTGACGGTGCAGCCAGGGGCTATTCGGTCAAACTTTGGCCTGGCCGCCGAGCAGGGGTTGGCAGGAGTGCTGTCGTCGGAGTCGTGGTACGCACCGCTGGAGACCAAGATTCGAGCTAGGGCAGTACTTTCCCAGGCGCAGGCCATGCCAGCGGATCAATTTGCGGAGCAGTTGGTGAAAGCGGTACTAGGGCCGCGTCCGCCGCTCACGCTGCGGTTGGGCAAAAAAAGCGGTTGGTTTCCCTTGCTTAAGCAAGCCTTACCCCCCCGGCTGCTAGAGTTTTTGCTGAAACGTCAGTTTGGGTTGACGCAAATCGGTAAACGATGA
- a CDS encoding MerR family transcriptional regulator yields the protein MLQQIAQQQTEMVLDRFVEVTNDLLPQFLPSQSSGSRGQEPVNPRLVRYYTTQGWLDKPLKQGREARYTYRHLLQLLVLRRLLAEGYSASSIGSLIGGQGDAALENILQGGVQLTVEAANPALAFLSQIRDRRESSPTDHSPKRSASPAMQAPLAVPASAPATPSTSTPQTWARLEILDGLELHVRQDFVAPATAHERDSLLQLIADHLAHLKSTQRPP from the coding sequence ATGTTGCAACAAATTGCCCAGCAACAGACCGAGATGGTCTTAGATCGCTTCGTTGAGGTGACCAACGACCTACTACCCCAGTTTTTGCCCAGCCAGAGTTCTGGCAGTCGCGGGCAAGAGCCGGTGAACCCTCGGCTGGTGCGCTACTACACCACTCAGGGATGGTTAGATAAGCCCCTCAAGCAGGGGCGCGAAGCTCGGTACACCTACCGGCATCTACTGCAATTGCTGGTGCTGCGCCGTCTGCTGGCGGAGGGCTACAGCGCCAGTTCCATCGGCAGCCTAATTGGCGGCCAGGGTGACGCGGCCCTAGAAAACATTCTGCAGGGCGGCGTGCAGCTGACGGTGGAGGCGGCAAACCCAGCGCTGGCGTTTTTGTCCCAAATTCGCGACCGCAGGGAATCCTCTCCAACAGACCACTCGCCCAAGCGCTCTGCCAGTCCCGCGATGCAGGCTCCCCTGGCAGTACCTGCTTCGGCACCCGCTACCCCATCGACCTCTACCCCCCAAACCTGGGCTCGTCTAGAGATCCTCGACGGTCTAGAACTTCACGTCCGCCAAGACTTTGTGGCACCTGCCACCGCCCACGAGCGAGACAGCCTGCTCCAGCTGATCGCCGACCACCTCGCCCACCTCAAATCCACCCAGAGGCCACCATGA
- a CDS encoding VWA domain-containing protein yields the protein MTPAKPALPTVELIPLHGAIVTQQPMTLDVLVRITPPAVTLKADRVPLNLSLAIDRSGSMQGQKMHYAREAARFAVENLLPCDRISVVLFDDRIETLVPSTLATDKNTLLEKLSHVHSRGSTALHAGWVEGGVQVSQYLNPAQLNRVIVLSDGLANVGETRPDAIASDVHGLAQHGVSTTTLGIGDDYSEDLLAAMARSGDGNFFHIESADQLPTIFETELSGLAATLGQRVSLGIKPGSGVIVMDVLNDFELTDTRRYKLPNLMVGTLIQVVVRLQVPAMERSGELMQVRLAWDDAEQPGRQMLRAGLELPLVSAEQFSDFPANPAVQEQVALLMAARARREAVMYSDRGDYAAAGMSLANARMEMAAMAPSAALLEEQSILEDLEADYQSGNVTSARKKAFSQSFNLSRSGKSKPRRSMDSK from the coding sequence ATGACCCCAGCCAAACCCGCTCTTCCTACCGTCGAACTGATACCGCTCCACGGGGCGATCGTCACCCAGCAGCCCATGACTCTCGATGTGCTGGTGCGCATCACCCCCCCAGCCGTTACCCTCAAGGCCGATCGCGTGCCGCTTAACCTGAGCCTGGCGATCGATCGCTCCGGATCCATGCAGGGGCAGAAGATGCACTACGCCCGTGAAGCGGCCCGCTTTGCCGTGGAGAATTTGCTGCCCTGCGATCGCATCAGCGTGGTACTCTTCGACGACCGCATTGAAACCCTGGTGCCCAGCACCCTGGCCACCGACAAAAACACCCTGCTCGAAAAGCTCAGCCACGTCCATTCGCGAGGTTCCACGGCGCTCCACGCCGGTTGGGTCGAGGGCGGAGTGCAGGTGAGCCAGTACCTCAACCCCGCCCAGCTCAACCGGGTGATCGTGCTCTCCGACGGGTTAGCCAATGTGGGGGAGACGAGGCCGGATGCAATCGCCAGCGATGTCCACGGCCTGGCCCAACACGGGGTCAGCACCACCACCCTAGGCATTGGCGACGACTACAGCGAAGACCTGCTGGCGGCCATGGCCCGCAGCGGCGACGGCAACTTTTTCCACATCGAGTCGGCGGATCAGCTCCCGACGATCTTTGAAACTGAGCTATCGGGCCTGGCGGCTACCCTGGGCCAGCGGGTCAGCCTGGGCATCAAGCCGGGCAGCGGCGTTATCGTCATGGACGTGCTGAATGACTTTGAGCTGACCGACACCCGGCGCTACAAGCTGCCTAACCTGATGGTGGGTACGCTCATTCAGGTAGTGGTGCGCTTGCAGGTGCCTGCTATGGAGCGCAGCGGCGAACTGATGCAGGTGCGCCTGGCCTGGGATGATGCTGAGCAGCCCGGTCGGCAGATGCTGCGGGCCGGGCTGGAGCTGCCCCTGGTGAGTGCTGAGCAGTTTAGCGACTTCCCCGCCAACCCAGCGGTGCAAGAGCAGGTGGCTTTGCTCATGGCAGCTCGTGCCCGCCGCGAAGCAGTAATGTACTCCGACCGGGGCGACTATGCTGCCGCTGGTATGTCCCTAGCCAATGCCCGAATGGAAATGGCCGCGATGGCACCCAGTGCGGCCCTGCTAGAAGAGCAATCCATTCTGGAAGATTTAGAAGCTGACTACCAGAGTGGCAATGTGACCAGCGCTCGCAAGAAGGCGTTTTCCCAGTCCTTCAACCTGTCGCGATCGGGCAAGTCTAAGCCCCGACGCTCCATGGATTCTAAATAG